The Pseudodesulfovibrio sp. zrk46 genome contains a region encoding:
- the murD gene encoding UDP-N-acetylmuramoyl-L-alanine--D-glutamate ligase gives MNNSVRNFIEQKTLTDKVCVVVGVGKSGLAAARLLTVVGARVRIVDRNEAVTEDKLGELAGKVELITGPHKKEHFSDADLVVFSPGVPVPKLADVLEGLPTERIVSELEFASWFIEAPILAITGTNGKTTTTTLVSQILEDAGRKVFTGGNIGTPLCQHVLDNEAVDVVILEVSSFQLQNCMTFKPHVGVFLNFAPDHLDYHADMDEYLDAKLMLFQRMTGEDTALLHDSLRNTLKDRGFTNAHIEWFGPEDRFEIPYLPGEHNRSNAEAAWQAAKQFGVTEAQAAETIRNFKPLAHRIEPVGEKNGVLYVDDSKATTLDSVVAAVRTYDRPIRLLMGGVWKGGDVEAFAQEVKDRVVHVGLFGGSRDILEAPLSQVFPVSWDETLEDAVNRLAEAAVEGDVILLSPATASFDQYDSYVHRGNDFKQAVEALS, from the coding sequence GTGAATAATTCTGTCCGCAACTTCATCGAGCAAAAAACTCTCACCGACAAGGTGTGCGTGGTGGTCGGCGTCGGCAAATCCGGCCTTGCCGCAGCCCGTCTCCTGACCGTGGTGGGTGCTCGAGTGCGCATCGTGGACCGCAACGAAGCCGTTACCGAGGACAAGTTGGGTGAACTGGCAGGCAAGGTTGAGCTGATCACCGGCCCGCACAAGAAGGAGCATTTCTCTGACGCCGATCTCGTGGTCTTCTCTCCGGGCGTTCCCGTACCTAAGCTGGCTGACGTGCTGGAAGGCCTCCCCACTGAACGGATCGTGTCCGAACTGGAATTCGCGTCATGGTTCATCGAGGCTCCGATCCTCGCCATCACGGGCACCAACGGCAAGACGACCACAACGACACTGGTCTCCCAGATTCTGGAGGATGCAGGGCGCAAAGTCTTCACCGGTGGCAACATCGGCACGCCCCTGTGCCAGCACGTACTGGATAATGAAGCCGTTGACGTGGTCATCCTCGAAGTCTCCAGCTTCCAGCTCCAGAACTGCATGACTTTCAAGCCGCACGTGGGCGTCTTCCTGAACTTCGCCCCGGACCATCTGGACTACCACGCAGACATGGACGAGTACCTCGACGCCAAGCTCATGCTGTTCCAGCGCATGACAGGCGAGGACACGGCCCTGCTGCACGACTCCCTGCGCAATACGCTCAAGGATCGCGGCTTCACCAACGCCCACATTGAATGGTTCGGTCCTGAAGACCGTTTCGAAATTCCGTACCTGCCCGGCGAGCATAACCGCTCCAATGCCGAGGCGGCATGGCAGGCCGCCAAGCAGTTCGGCGTCACCGAAGCACAGGCAGCCGAGACCATCCGGAATTTCAAACCGCTGGCACACCGCATCGAGCCTGTGGGCGAGAAGAACGGCGTGCTCTACGTAGACGACTCCAAGGCTACCACCCTTGATTCCGTGGTGGCAGCGGTACGCACTTACGACCGCCCCATCCGTCTGCTCATGGGTGGCGTGTGGAAGGGCGGCGACGTGGAAGCCTTTGCTCAGGAAGTGAAAGACCGCGTGGTACACGTGGGTCTGTTCGGCGGCAGCCGCGATATTTTGGAAGCGCCTCTTTCCCAAGTCTTCCCGGTTTCCTGGGACGAAACACTGGAAGACGCGGTCAACCGGCTGGCCGAGGCCGCTGTTGAGGGTGATGTGATCCTGCTCTCTCCGGCCACGGCCAGTTTCGACCAGTACGACAGCTACGTGCATCGCGGTAATGACTTCAAGCAGGCAGTGGAGGCGTTGTCATGA
- the ftsW gene encoding putative lipid II flippase FtsW, with protein sequence MSTKLNAKKSSAAVGKLDPWLLTATLLLGGFGLIMVLSSSGITAERDFADKYFFFKRQLMYTGVGLTCMLACMQMPRKMLYGLTYVWVALAAILLGLCLTPLGVNVKGASRWVSFGPANVQPLEFAKVALVLYLAYFFSKKQELVKTFSVGFLPPFIVTGFLCGLLLLQPDFGGTVVMAGLLFFMCLVGGTKLIYLIGSAMLGAGAGWLLITSSPYRLKRWTAFLDPFASAQNEGYQLVQSLYAFGSGQLWGTGMGAGKQKLFFLPEAHNDFIMAVVGEELGFVGMSLFFIAIGFFLWRAFRVALYQEDLQDRFTAFGITCIVALGMILNLAVVLGTVPPKGIAMPFISYGGSSLTVSFICAGILLNLSRTAKA encoded by the coding sequence ATGAGCACCAAGCTGAACGCCAAAAAATCCTCTGCCGCCGTTGGCAAACTGGACCCGTGGCTGCTGACCGCGACCCTTCTTCTGGGTGGTTTCGGCCTAATCATGGTCCTGTCCTCCAGCGGCATCACTGCCGAGCGCGACTTTGCAGACAAGTACTTCTTCTTCAAGCGCCAGCTCATGTACACCGGCGTGGGCCTGACCTGCATGCTGGCATGCATGCAGATGCCCCGAAAGATGCTGTACGGCCTCACCTATGTTTGGGTGGCACTGGCCGCCATTCTGCTTGGCCTCTGCCTCACCCCGCTGGGCGTCAACGTCAAGGGTGCGAGCCGATGGGTCAGCTTTGGCCCGGCAAACGTACAGCCGCTGGAATTCGCCAAGGTGGCACTGGTCCTTTACCTCGCCTATTTCTTCTCCAAGAAGCAGGAACTGGTGAAGACCTTCTCTGTGGGCTTCCTGCCGCCCTTTATCGTGACAGGTTTCCTGTGCGGCCTGTTGCTGTTGCAGCCGGACTTCGGCGGCACCGTTGTCATGGCCGGTCTGCTCTTTTTCATGTGCCTCGTGGGCGGTACCAAGCTCATCTACCTGATCGGCTCGGCCATGCTGGGCGCGGGTGCGGGCTGGCTGCTCATCACCTCTTCGCCCTATCGCCTCAAGCGCTGGACCGCCTTCCTCGATCCGTTCGCATCCGCACAGAACGAAGGCTATCAGTTGGTCCAGTCCCTGTACGCATTCGGCTCTGGCCAGCTGTGGGGGACAGGCATGGGCGCAGGCAAGCAGAAGCTCTTCTTCCTGCCCGAAGCACACAACGATTTCATTATGGCCGTGGTCGGTGAAGAACTGGGCTTTGTAGGTATGTCCTTGTTCTTCATCGCCATTGGCTTCTTTCTCTGGCGCGCATTCCGCGTGGCCCTGTATCAGGAGGACCTGCAGGACCGCTTCACCGCCTTTGGCATCACCTGCATTGTGGCGCTGGGCATGATCCTGAATCTGGCCGTTGTTCTCGGCACGGTACCGCCCAAGGGCATCGCCATGCCCTTCATAAGCTACGGTGGTTCCAGCCTGACCGTCTCTTTCATCTGCGCAGGAATCCTGCTCAACCTCTCAAGGACGGCCAAGGCATGA
- the murG gene encoding undecaprenyldiphospho-muramoylpentapeptide beta-N-acetylglucosaminyltransferase, which yields MNVLNRVILTTGGTGGHIFPALAVADELRRRNPNVDILFIGGSGPEGKLADKHKIRFRELPARGIMGLGLKGILGGIGWLGKAIPQARTIVKEFNPDVVIGFGGYAGFCPVLGAAMSGFPTAVHEQNSVPGVTNKVLGRFVKRVFLSFPDTSKAFPKRKTMLTGNPVRKNIMNICPMRLGDHTDKYLLILGGSQGARPINDAVIEALPMFMEAGIKIVHQAGRADVERVQAAYKEAGADPAQVRGFIDDMAGEYARADLAICRSGASTVFEIAAAGVPAIFVPFPQATHDHQTMNAKALSDNGAAMLLPQNQMTGKKLGTMALELLENDEKRLDLGSVARMYARRRAAAHIVTGLEALVA from the coding sequence ATGAATGTATTGAATCGCGTCATACTCACCACGGGCGGCACAGGCGGCCACATCTTCCCGGCACTGGCTGTTGCCGACGAATTGCGTCGCCGCAACCCCAACGTGGATATTCTGTTCATCGGCGGCTCCGGCCCTGAGGGGAAGCTGGCCGACAAGCACAAGATCCGTTTCCGCGAGCTCCCGGCACGCGGCATCATGGGACTTGGCCTCAAAGGTATTCTCGGCGGCATCGGCTGGCTGGGTAAAGCCATTCCGCAAGCCCGGACTATTGTGAAGGAATTCAATCCCGATGTGGTCATCGGCTTTGGCGGCTATGCAGGTTTCTGCCCGGTTCTGGGCGCGGCCATGTCCGGCTTCCCCACAGCCGTACACGAACAGAACTCGGTCCCCGGCGTCACCAACAAGGTGCTGGGCCGATTCGTCAAGCGGGTCTTCCTGAGCTTCCCGGACACCTCCAAGGCGTTCCCCAAGCGCAAGACCATGCTCACCGGCAACCCGGTGCGAAAAAATATTATGAACATCTGCCCCATGCGACTGGGCGATCATACGGATAAATACCTCCTCATCCTCGGCGGCAGCCAGGGCGCACGCCCCATCAACGACGCCGTCATCGAGGCCCTGCCCATGTTCATGGAAGCAGGCATCAAGATCGTCCATCAGGCAGGTAGGGCCGACGTCGAACGCGTTCAGGCCGCATATAAGGAAGCCGGGGCAGACCCGGCACAGGTACGTGGATTCATCGACGACATGGCAGGCGAATATGCCCGCGCAGACCTCGCCATCTGCCGGTCCGGCGCATCCACGGTTTTTGAAATAGCGGCGGCAGGGGTCCCGGCCATCTTCGTGCCCTTTCCCCAAGCCACCCACGACCATCAAACAATGAATGCCAAGGCCCTATCAGACAACGGCGCAGCCATGCTTCTTCCCCAGAACCAAATGACTGGAAAGAAGCTGGGAACCATGGCGCTGGAGCTACTCGAAAACGACGAGAAACGGCTTGATTTGGGATCAGTGGCCCGCATGTACGCAAGGCGACGTGCGGCCGCACATATAGTTACCGGGCTCGAAGCCCTGGTGGCATAA
- the murC gene encoding UDP-N-acetylmuramate--L-alanine ligase, with translation MRARVNNIHMVGIGGSGMNGIAEVLINMGFQVTGSDLSASASVRRLEQLGAQVFIGHGADNVGDADVLIKSTAIPDKNPELVEARERGIPIIPRAEMLAELMRLRTGVAIAGTHGKTTTTSLLATIFTEADLDPTVIIGGKLSIYGSNARLGDGDYLIAEADESDGSFLLLSPIISVVTNVDKDHMDFYKDQDAIDESFTKFMNSIPFYGMNVVCGDDEGVQRLLPNIKRPCMTYGLGKHNKLRGEIISTHLRSLFKVYLDGEEWGEVTVAQPGTHNVLNALACIGVALEAGLDKEDIINGLSNFAGVGRRFERKGENKGVIVVDDYGHHPAEIEANLRTAKECYPDRRLVVAFQPHRFTRTQALFGEFCKVFKDADLLMLTEIYPASESPIPGVSGLSLAQGIKQVSETKVQFFPDFDALEKRLKDTLKPGDLFMTQGAGSIWQIGENWLNMEDDIDEPAEGEE, from the coding sequence ATGCGGGCGCGGGTGAACAACATTCACATGGTGGGTATCGGCGGTTCCGGTATGAACGGCATCGCAGAGGTTCTCATCAACATGGGATTCCAGGTGACCGGCTCCGACCTGTCGGCCTCGGCGTCCGTACGCCGTCTGGAGCAGCTCGGCGCACAGGTGTTCATCGGCCACGGAGCCGATAACGTGGGCGACGCCGACGTACTCATCAAATCCACGGCCATCCCGGACAAGAACCCCGAGCTGGTGGAAGCACGCGAACGCGGCATCCCCATCATTCCCCGTGCCGAGATGCTGGCCGAACTCATGCGCCTGCGCACCGGTGTGGCCATCGCGGGTACCCACGGCAAGACCACCACGACCTCCCTGCTGGCGACAATTTTCACCGAAGCGGACCTTGATCCCACGGTCATCATCGGCGGCAAGCTCTCCATCTACGGTTCCAACGCCCGTCTGGGCGACGGCGACTACCTCATTGCCGAGGCCGATGAATCCGACGGTTCCTTCCTGCTCCTCTCGCCCATCATCAGCGTTGTCACCAACGTGGATAAGGACCACATGGACTTCTACAAGGATCAGGACGCCATCGACGAATCCTTTACCAAGTTCATGAACTCCATCCCGTTCTACGGCATGAACGTGGTCTGCGGTGACGACGAAGGCGTGCAGCGTCTCCTGCCCAACATCAAGCGTCCCTGCATGACCTACGGCCTGGGCAAGCACAACAAGCTGCGCGGTGAAATCATTTCCACCCACCTCCGCTCCCTGTTCAAGGTCTATCTGGACGGCGAGGAATGGGGCGAAGTGACCGTGGCCCAGCCCGGCACCCACAACGTCCTCAATGCACTGGCATGCATCGGCGTGGCCCTTGAGGCCGGTCTGGACAAGGAAGACATCATTAACGGCCTGTCCAACTTTGCCGGTGTGGGCCGCCGCTTCGAGCGCAAGGGCGAGAACAAGGGCGTCATCGTGGTGGACGACTACGGTCACCACCCCGCCGAAATCGAGGCCAACCTGCGCACCGCCAAGGAGTGCTACCCGGACCGCCGTCTGGTGGTAGCCTTCCAGCCGCATCGCTTTACCCGCACGCAGGCCCTGTTCGGCGAATTCTGCAAAGTCTTCAAGGACGCCGACCTGCTCATGCTCACTGAAATTTATCCGGCCAGCGAATCCCCGATCCCGGGTGTTTCCGGCCTCTCCCTGGCGCAGGGCATCAAGCAGGTGTCCGAGACCAAGGTCCAGTTCTTCCCGGACTTTGACGCACTGGAGAAGCGCCTCAAAGACACCCTGAAACCCGGCGACCTGTTCATGACACAGGGCGCGGGCTCCATCTGGCAGATCGGTGAGAACTGGCTGAACATGGAAGACGACATCGACGAGCCCGCCGAGGGCGAGGAGTAG
- the murB gene encoding UDP-N-acetylmuramate dehydrogenase → MDLELIRNPSLAERTSLGLGGTAEVEVIVREARELDGLSEFLTTNTLFPFVIGEGSNLLAPDGHLDMALIRMGETAGPERVEKIDDKFIIRCGASQRLPGLLGWAQKAGFSGMEGLSGIPGSVGGAVAMNAGSYGTEIKDVLTRIRIWTPSEGLRWVNAKDCDFGYRHFACPEAVGKMFIWEAEIALSESTPKAVKAAMQDVYGKKKDTQPVTARSAGCVFKNPEGQSAGLLLDQAGMKGVTRGGMGFSDIHANFLVNNGGGTSAEAMELLELGKQAVKDKFDITLKTEVIIL, encoded by the coding sequence ATGGATCTGGAACTCATCAGAAATCCGTCGTTAGCGGAGCGCACTTCACTGGGACTTGGCGGCACCGCCGAGGTCGAGGTGATCGTGCGTGAGGCGCGGGAACTCGACGGCCTTTCGGAGTTCCTGACGACCAATACGCTCTTCCCCTTTGTCATCGGCGAAGGCAGCAATCTGCTGGCCCCTGACGGTCATCTGGACATGGCTCTGATCCGCATGGGCGAGACAGCCGGACCGGAACGCGTGGAGAAAATTGACGACAAGTTCATCATCCGTTGCGGTGCATCCCAACGGCTGCCCGGTCTGCTCGGCTGGGCCCAGAAAGCCGGATTCTCCGGCATGGAAGGCTTGTCCGGCATCCCCGGCTCCGTAGGCGGCGCAGTCGCCATGAACGCGGGCTCCTACGGCACCGAGATAAAGGACGTGCTCACCCGCATCCGCATCTGGACCCCGTCCGAGGGATTGCGCTGGGTCAACGCCAAGGACTGCGACTTCGGCTACCGCCACTTCGCCTGTCCCGAGGCCGTGGGCAAGATGTTCATCTGGGAGGCCGAGATCGCGCTGAGCGAGTCCACGCCCAAGGCCGTGAAAGCAGCCATGCAGGATGTCTACGGCAAGAAGAAGGATACCCAGCCGGTCACGGCCCGATCCGCCGGATGCGTGTTCAAGAACCCCGAAGGCCAATCCGCCGGGCTCCTGCTGGATCAGGCTGGCATGAAGGGCGTCACCCGGGGCGGCATGGGCTTCTCCGACATCCACGCCAACTTCCTGGTCAACAACGGCGGCGGCACTTCCGCCGAGGCCATGGAGCTGCTGGAACTGGGCAAGCAAGCCGTTAAGGACAAATTCGACATCACCCTGAAAACCGAGGTGATCATACTATGA
- a CDS encoding FtsQ-type POTRA domain-containing protein, producing MSTLTMGKQSRLKLGSNRGNSLRKKRRSPSGPKLTGAGQMVVRVIMFMLAVSLVAVLGVGLLYGYRFITSTSYFALKEIHVEGNQKLSHGDILQIGDVSLGLNCMEMNVGEVEARLSDNPWIESVTVRRDFPSTLRIDVNEKVPAFWLRQGDGLYFADTHGKVIAPMHPGEIASLPVLAVAPGIDDGQAVLTGILKKIDEKQTPFTQNQAAWIKLTSAHELEIYLDGHAGGRGLTVRLSMDRWELQLERLKVAWRDLMRRHEFKSVSIIAASGDKVWIKKRPAEG from the coding sequence ATGAGTACATTGACCATGGGCAAACAAAGCCGCCTCAAGCTCGGCTCCAACCGCGGCAACTCGCTGCGCAAGAAGCGCCGTTCCCCGTCCGGCCCCAAGCTCACGGGCGCAGGGCAGATGGTGGTACGCGTCATCATGTTCATGCTGGCCGTCTCGCTGGTGGCTGTGCTCGGCGTGGGGCTGCTCTACGGCTATCGGTTCATCACCTCCACCTCCTATTTCGCACTCAAGGAAATCCATGTGGAAGGCAATCAGAAGCTCTCTCACGGCGACATCCTCCAAATCGGGGACGTATCGCTGGGGCTCAACTGCATGGAGATGAACGTAGGCGAGGTGGAAGCACGCCTCTCGGACAATCCGTGGATCGAATCCGTGACCGTGCGCCGCGACTTCCCCTCCACTCTGCGCATCGACGTCAACGAGAAAGTCCCGGCCTTCTGGCTCCGTCAGGGCGACGGTCTCTACTTCGCTGACACCCACGGCAAGGTCATCGCGCCCATGCATCCGGGAGAGATCGCCTCTCTGCCCGTGCTGGCAGTGGCCCCCGGCATCGATGATGGACAGGCAGTACTTACAGGAATTTTGAAGAAGATAGATGAAAAGCAGACACCGTTCACCCAGAACCAGGCGGCATGGATCAAACTGACCAGCGCCCACGAACTGGAGATCTATCTGGACGGCCACGCCGGAGGCAGAGGCCTCACCGTGCGCCTGTCCATGGATCGCTGGGAGCTGCAATTGGAACGGCTCAAGGTCGCCTGGCGCGACCTGATGCGACGCCACGAATTCAAGAGCGTGTCCATCATCGCGGCCAGTGGCGACAAAGTGTGGATCAAGAAACGGCCAGCGGAAGGATAG
- the ftsA gene encoding cell division protein FtsA produces MAKSDLVVGLDVGTTKICTVVGEASENGVDIIGIGTTPSTGLRRGVVVNIEKTVQCIKKSLEDAELMAGCDIRTVYAGIAGSHIQGFNSHGVIAVKGGEVTQRDVDRVIEAAKAIAIPMDREVLHTLPQEFIVDDQRGIADPLGMAGVRLEVKVHIVTGAVTSAQNIIRSCNRSGLDVSNIVLESLASSQAVLSPEEREIGVALVDIGGGTTDIAIFSKDSIKHTSVLALGGHNLTNDIAYGLRTPMMSAEMIKIDYGCALADLVTSDEIIEVPSVGGRESRTMSKRVLAEICEPRCEEILALVDQELIKSGFKNLIAAGVVLTGGTCMIDGMQELAEQIFDLPVRIGVPGEGIGGLTEEVRSPKYATAVGLLLHGADESGLSKGPGPDAFKGDSSFDKILGRMKKWFTDIA; encoded by the coding sequence ATGGCTAAAAGCGATCTAGTTGTCGGACTCGACGTCGGCACCACCAAGATATGTACGGTGGTCGGCGAAGCCAGCGAGAACGGCGTCGACATCATCGGCATCGGGACGACCCCGTCCACCGGCCTCAGGCGCGGTGTGGTGGTCAATATCGAAAAGACCGTGCAGTGCATCAAGAAGTCCCTTGAGGACGCGGAGCTCATGGCAGGCTGCGACATCCGCACCGTTTACGCGGGTATCGCGGGCAGCCACATTCAGGGCTTCAACTCCCACGGCGTCATCGCGGTCAAGGGCGGCGAGGTCACTCAACGCGACGTGGATCGCGTTATCGAGGCGGCCAAAGCCATCGCCATCCCCATGGATCGCGAAGTGCTGCACACCCTGCCCCAGGAATTTATCGTGGACGACCAGCGCGGCATCGCCGATCCCCTCGGGATGGCCGGTGTGCGCCTTGAGGTAAAGGTCCACATCGTCACTGGCGCGGTCACTTCCGCCCAGAACATCATCCGGTCCTGCAACCGCTCCGGACTGGATGTGTCAAACATCGTACTGGAGTCGCTCGCCTCCAGCCAGGCCGTGCTCTCGCCCGAGGAACGCGAGATCGGCGTTGCGCTGGTGGATATCGGCGGCGGCACCACGGATATAGCCATCTTCTCCAAGGACTCCATCAAGCACACCTCCGTGCTGGCGCTGGGCGGTCACAACCTGACCAACGACATCGCCTACGGACTGCGCACCCCGATGATGTCTGCCGAGATGATCAAAATCGATTACGGCTGCGCTCTGGCCGATCTGGTGACCTCAGACGAGATCATCGAAGTCCCGAGTGTGGGGGGCCGTGAATCGCGAACCATGAGCAAGCGCGTTCTGGCGGAAATTTGTGAACCGCGTTGCGAGGAAATCCTCGCCCTGGTGGATCAGGAGCTCATCAAATCCGGTTTCAAGAACCTGATCGCAGCAGGCGTGGTCCTCACGGGCGGCACCTGCATGATCGACGGCATGCAGGAACTGGCCGAGCAGATTTTCGATCTGCCGGTCCGTATCGGTGTGCCCGGCGAGGGAATCGGCGGCCTGACCGAGGAAGTCAGATCGCCGAAGTACGCGACCGCAGTGGGCCTGCTTCTGCACGGAGCAGACGAAAGCGGTCTGAGCAAAGGCCCCGGACCCGACGCCTTCAAGGGCGACTCCAGCTTCGACAAGATTCTGGGTCGCATGAAGAAGTGGTTCACGGACATCGCCTAA
- the ftsZ gene encoding cell division protein FtsZ encodes MEYFEIEHESNAKIKVVGCGGAGGNAVNNMIQSALKGVKFIVANTDHQDIDKSLAEHKIQIGEKITKGLGAGANPEIGRNAALESVDHIREALEGADMVFITAGMGGGTGTGSAPVVAEVAREMGALTVGVVTKPFYFEGKRRLEQADNGAKELAKVVDSIITIPNDRLLQLAAKKAAFSDMLKKADEVLYYAVKGIADLITVHGLINLDFADVKAAMSSSGMALMGTGIASGEGRAKEAAMKAITSPLLEDVTIDGAKGVLINITCSPDMLIEEVSDAADIIYKEAHDDAEIFFGTVFDPDAGDEMRITVIATGIEPAQEEPVLSKAEMQKQLLLGVRGRQSQPESKAAPSAPMAPRTTQEQLRSQDRNIPAYVRKAGGQAPTDMPSPAVSQRLAASGAGPGEEDFIFDTGDDENRDVPAYIRRNVN; translated from the coding sequence ATGGAATACTTTGAAATCGAACACGAAAGCAACGCCAAGATCAAGGTCGTTGGCTGTGGCGGTGCCGGTGGCAACGCGGTCAACAACATGATCCAGTCGGCCCTCAAGGGCGTCAAGTTCATCGTGGCCAACACTGACCACCAGGACATCGACAAATCGCTGGCCGAACACAAAATCCAGATCGGTGAGAAAATCACCAAGGGTCTGGGCGCCGGCGCCAACCCCGAGATCGGCCGTAACGCCGCTCTGGAATCCGTGGACCACATCCGCGAGGCCCTCGAAGGCGCGGACATGGTCTTCATCACCGCCGGAATGGGCGGCGGTACCGGTACCGGTTCCGCACCTGTCGTGGCCGAAGTGGCTCGCGAAATGGGCGCACTGACCGTCGGTGTCGTGACCAAGCCGTTCTACTTTGAAGGTAAACGCCGCCTCGAGCAGGCAGACAATGGCGCCAAGGAACTGGCCAAAGTGGTGGACTCCATCATCACCATCCCCAACGACCGCCTGCTGCAGCTGGCCGCCAAGAAGGCCGCCTTCTCCGACATGCTGAAAAAGGCTGACGAAGTGCTCTACTACGCGGTCAAGGGTATCGCTGACCTGATCACCGTCCACGGCCTGATCAACCTTGACTTCGCAGACGTCAAGGCCGCCATGTCCAGCTCAGGCATGGCCCTGATGGGTACCGGCATCGCCTCCGGCGAAGGCCGCGCCAAGGAAGCCGCCATGAAGGCAATCACCTCTCCCCTGCTGGAAGACGTGACCATCGATGGCGCCAAGGGCGTGCTCATCAACATCACCTGCAGCCCGGACATGCTCATCGAAGAGGTCTCCGACGCTGCCGACATTATTTACAAGGAAGCGCATGACGACGCCGAGATCTTCTTCGGTACCGTGTTCGATCCCGATGCAGGCGACGAAATGCGTATCACCGTTATCGCCACCGGCATCGAGCCCGCACAGGAAGAACCTGTCCTGAGCAAGGCCGAGATGCAGAAGCAGCTCCTGCTCGGCGTGCGCGGCCGTCAGAGCCAGCCCGAATCCAAGGCTGCTCCGTCCGCCCCCATGGCACCCCGCACCACTCAGGAACAGCTCCGCAGCCAGGATCGCAACATCCCGGCATACGTGCGCAAAGCCGGCGGTCAGGCTCCCACAGACATGCCTTCCCCGGCCGTGAGCCAGCGGTTGGCAGCCAGCGGCGCAGGCCCCGGCGAAGAGGATTTCATCTTCGACACCGGTGACGACGAAAATCGAGATGTCCCGGCTTACATTCGCCGTAATGTGAACTAG